CGGGGTCACATTGTTTCTCTGTCCATGTTTGACTTTAAGTCGCTGTCGAACtgaaaactgaagctgtttaGAACGATGGATCTAAACTAAACGAGTTCTGAGAAGGTTCTGAAGTTGAACCAGCTCCAGAACCAACAGTGGATCAGAACCGTTTATGACAGATCCAGGTTTCCTACAGAGTCTTGGGTTTTGGTGTTTTCCACATCTAGAGAAGTCTGGAGAGACAGATGTTCTCAGACGgcctttttgaattttaaatttaatgtttcagatcagtggtctccagtcctggtcctcagggcctccatcctgcaggttttacctgttcctctgctctgacacacctgatgtgaatcagtggctgattaacaggcttctgcagaacaagaagaggacATTtcaccatgaatcaggtgtgttggagcaggaaacaggtaacacatgcaggatagcagctctccaggaccaggttcagaaaatgcaaatttagcTCCAGCTTCTCTGTGACAGAAGGACATCCAGCCATCATGAAGTCCTCTCTGTTCCTCCAGCCCTGAGTTTGTTGGTCGTCAGTGTTTCTGATTGTTCAGAAGTGGACATGAAACTGCCGGCCGTCCCTCAGCCGTCTCTCCCCTGTCTCGTCTGTCAGGCTGACCACTCCGGTGTTGAACATGCTGCTGAACGAGCTGCTGTGTGTCAGCAAAGTGCCGGCGGGCGTCAAACACGTGGATCTGGACCTCTCCACCCTGCCACCAACCACCGCCATGGCCGTCATCATCTACAACCGCTGGTGAGGGGGACGGGTCCGGAGGCCCGAGGAATCGGGTTCCTTGTTTTTTAACAGGAACCAACTGTTTGTTGTTACAGGGCCATCAGAACCATCGTGCTGAGCAGCTTTCcagagaaacagaacaaaccagGACCTCATCAGAtgaacatgtaaacaaacattcagCCTCTTCAGTAGATCTGTGCAGAAATGAAGTGAAACTTGGAACCGGTTCTCCTGCTTCTGTCTGCAGGTTAAATATTGTCCAGCAGGagaaagaaatgactgaaaacatccTGGCTGTGGTGAGTTCTTCATTTTAactcctcctgcagactttgttgtttcagctgttcCAACATTCAaaccttcagcttcttcagctgatgCTGCTGTAACTTTCCCACtttagaaaatataaactttatttacattcagctgtctgaaacctgcttcagctgctggctgttTGTCTTCTGAGGCTacctttagcctttagctcgtgTTCTTTGACCTGtaacagctgaaggagcaggCGGACGACTCCATCAGCGTCCTGGAAGGAGCTCTCTGCTTAAAGAAGGACTTCTACATCCACACCCTGAGGACTCTGGACCTGCTGGCTTCGGACGCTGCAGCTAACGGAGAAACTGAGTCGTCGACCGCCGGTCTTCGGATCAGCGCCGACGAGCTGCACTGTCAGGTGAGCTGCCGTTTGACCCGGGTTTCCTCAGAGCGACaggtttgacctctgacctctgctctGTTTCAGGTCCATTACGACCTGGGAGGTATTTTCTTCCAACAAGGCTGCACGGACCAACCAGCTTATGAGAAAGCTCGGGATCACTTCAGACAGACCAACGAGCTTCTAAAGAAGGTACTGCGACCCGGTAAGGTTTCCTCACCCTAACCCGACACCTGGACACCCATCAGTGTTTTGTGTCTCAGCTGGACGAGACGGTCCACGTTCACCTGGACGGGAAGCGCCTGGCCGGATACTGGAACGCCTGCAAGGCTCTGACTGGAGACTGTAACCTGTCTGACCCCCACACGACCCAATACGACCAGATCAACAGTCTGATCCGGGCCCACAACTACCAGGTGGGGCTGAACGCTGCAGCGCAGGACGGGTCGCCGACCCGAGACGCTCAGGAACATAACGATGTGTTCGCCTTTCAGGCCGTCATCGAAGCCTTCATCAGAGACAACACGGCCCGCAGTTTACCCAGACACTTCAGACGGTCCGTTCTCAGAGAGTTCCTCTACAAGGTCCAACAAGGGTGAGACCCCAAACACGTCCACAGATGGTACCAGCTGTGTCGGTTCTGTTAGACTCTAATCGGATCCCTGTGTGTGCAGGGAGGCCAGTCTGGACGCCGTGTGTCACAAACTGTGTGTCTGTAACGCCGTCAGAGACGCTCTGGAAGGAGAAATCCTCAGCGTTCgcttccagcagctgctgctcaaaCCCAGTAAACAAACTGTGGACTTCATGCTGGAGGTGCTGAAGCTCACGTCCTCCTGATCTGTCCTTTaagtgctgagtcagcattcactctgATGGTTTTATCCGTTCAAACATCGACACGTTCAGCTGGTGGCTGCTGTCACTTTATTTACGaacattttccccatagaaatacatcaGTCTCTTCTGCTGCTTGCAGCTGTAACacctcagcttcagcttcagtaaATCTCTGTATTTCCTGTTCGTGATATTCTCCCTTCCTGTCAGAGCGGCTGTAATAACGGTTTCTCCTGCAGGTCTGCAGCCGCTCTCTGGAGAAGGACCAACCGTCGGAGGCGTCCAGGAGAAACATGGCATGTTTCTTAAAGTGAGTGACGGCAGATCGTCggggtttttatttcagctccaGATCTGATCTAAAACCTGTCTGTGGTGCAGGACTCTGTGTGAACGCCTGGAGGATCTGTCTCTGGCGTTTGTGGTGACGTCTCATAAACTGTTCCTGGAGCTGCTGAAGGACGAGGAGAGGAAGACTCTACTGGAGCAGATGAGGAAGAGGTCGGCCACCGTCAACCTCAGCGCCAAACCTCTGCCTTCCTTCTACGACATCCCAGGTACAGATCTGAGGCTCCGCCTCCTGTCATGGTCCCGCTCAGAGCTTCAGTTTGTGACCTCTCGGCCCGCAGCTTCGGCCAGCGTGAACATCGggcagctggagcagcagctcaTCCTTTCTCTGGATCCTCGCAGGATCAGGCAGATCCTCATCGAGCTGCACGGCATGGCGGAGCGGCCCTTCTGGAGAGTCAACAGCAAGGTTGGGTCACAGCCGAGGGTTCAGAACACGATTAAAGATGGAAACGATGAAACGTGTTCTGTTTGTGCAGTGGGAAGTTCCTGCAGATTACATCAACGTCATCCTCGGGATCAAAGACAACCTGACCAAAGACCTGGTCTACATCCTCATGGCTAAAGGACTTCACTGCATCTCCATAAAGGTCTGACAGTGGAGCGTAAACATGAAAACCAGAATCTGTGGCTGAACGTTCACCGCATCCTGTTTTCCTTCGGTTTCAGGACTTCGCCCACGCCCGGCAGCTCTTCTCCGCCTGCCTGGAGCTCGTCACAGAGTTCTCCCCGAAGCTCCGGCAGGTGATGCTGAACgagatgctgctgctggaagtCCGCGCTTACGAGACGATGCCGGCCGAAGGCAGCAAGGAGCGGCCGCCGCCCGACCTGGTCAGCAGAGTGCGAGGTTACCTGGAGATGAGGATCCATGGTGAGAAAACGGTTTGATTTTAGCTTCGGGGTCAAGTCCAGATGTTTTAAACAACTGCAACGTTCCTGAACTTTAAATGAAGTTAAAGGTTTGTCTTGTTGAggaatatttattatttataaagaattatTCAGACTGATCAGGTCCAAGACAGTCAGGctgtcacccaccacctttcatttttatttcaagatggccgccacagccacatcaatctactaccacataaacATTACTTCATCATCTTTATTTGAATTGAGTTGCAGCtgattttgtgttaaagttCTAAAAGATTCCTTCCTGAGAGCAAACCAGCTGCAGCCGTTCTGACTTGTCCTGATGTTTGTGTCCAGATGTTCCTCTGCGTCAGGTGATCGGCGAGGAGAGCGTGGCCTTCATGCTGAACTGGAGGGAGAACGACTACCTGACCCTGCAGGTGCCTCCGTCTCTGGTCATGAACAATCCGTACATAAAGGTAACCGAGTCGCCACACGCAGACAAACGGGTCTGTTCgttaaaacattttcctctgGTTTAAGTTTGTCCTTTTCTCTCCCCGTAGCTCGGCCAGCTGCTGGCCTCCACGTGCAAAGAGCTCCCAGGTCCTAAAGAGAGTCGGCGCACGGCCAAAGAGCTGTGGGACGTGGTGGTTCAGATCTGCAGCGTCTCGGTCCAACACAAGAGGAGCAGCGACGGCCGGCTGGGTCTGATCCGACAGAGGGAGTCGTCTCTGGGCATCCTGCAGCGGTGAGTTACTGATGCCCCCTGAGCCGGCGCTCCGAGCGGCTGCAGTCACTCATTCTGCTGCTCTTATCATGCAGGAGCAAATTCATCACCTTCATCAAGAAACTCCGGGTGAGTAACGGCAGAACGAAGAACTCAAGTGTCTGAAGTGTTTTGGATTCTGACGGTTTGATCTGGTTTCTCTCAGGAGCCGCTGGTGCTGACGACTCTGATCTCTCTGTTTGTCAGACTCCACAGTATCGTACGGGTACGTCCTTTATTTtacactgaaacacagaacGATCGGAGGACCGTTCACCGTACTGCAGTCATTAAACCAGGATGAATATGAACTCAGTCTGGAATGTttggtttctgctgcagaggacaacctgaaataaaaacagtttctttgtgCTCCAGaatgatgttttaaatgtatttttattgttttcctcctcaggaTGACATCGTGAATGAAGTGACAGCAGAGCATCTCTCCATCTGGCCGTCGACTCTTCCGAAGTAACCAGAGAATAATCGTAATGTTGGTGAACTCTGTCTGTAGGGGTTCGATCTGACGGCAGTTTCTGTGTTGAGCAGCATTCAGGCCGTGGACGTGGAGGCTGTAGCTGTAACCGTGAAGGAGTTGGTGTCCTACGCCCTCACCCTGAACCCCAACAACCAGTCGTGGCTCGTCACGCAGGCCGACATCTACTTCGGTGAGAAGAGAAACATCGTCAGGGTTTGTTACCCCGCAGCTCCAGGTTTCCACCTTTCCTGAGCCGTAACTGTGTTTCCTCTGCGCAGTGACCAATCAGTACTCTGCTGCGCTCAACTTCTACCTCCAGGCTGGAGCCGTGTGCTCAGACTTCTTCAGCAAACCGGTTCCTCCTGATGTTTACACGGACCAGGTACCGCCGGCACACCTGCCTCCTGCTCCTGTGGGAGCgaagcacaacaaaaacatgactgaagGATAAATCTGTTTCAGGTTCTGAAGAGGATGATAAAGTGCTGTTCAATGATGAACTGTCacacacaggtcagaggtcatagcCGTTCTTTACCTGAACTCACCTGGAGGGCAGGCCACAGCTAACCGATCTGCTTCTCTGCAGGTCGCCGTTTTGTGTCAGTTTCTGAGAGAAGTCGACTACATGACGGCGTTTAAAGCTCTTCAGGAGCAGAACAGGTACGACCCGACAGAACAGTGACTTCCTGTTCCCATCAGAACCGTCACTGACCTCCATGTTTTCACAGCCACGACGCCATGGACTCCTTCTACGACTACATCTGGGACGTCACCATCCTGGAGTACCTGACTCGTATCCTTCCTGTCGTTACCTGATGACACTTTGGCTGAAAGGAATTTAtcttcagcttgtttttctgaAGCTGGGCTCAGATATTCACCACAAACGAGGCGAGACGGAGAAGAGACAGATAGCTGTAAGTCTGCGTAAAAATGATtcacatcttacctgttgtgggtTGGCAGACAGAACCGGGCcggctgttagctcgtcagaatctctgctgaagaagccatctacagcagggaAGATATTCTTTATAATTTTTACTCAGAAACCACCACAGACTGGCTGAACCACATAGTTCAGATTATTAAACTAAAGTTCAGACGTAACgggagttctggttctgttctgggatCCGGATCTTCAGCTCACCAGAAAGAACCACCTCTTcctgtaaaacatgcaggaaggtggttctccagaaccagaacagacctgcaggtaagatactgactgctaaTAACTCCTCCACACCACCACGCTTCAATAAAGCAGAACCATGGTTTGTTCCGCCTGAGGATGGATtaaatctgctgctgtctgaccGAACTTCCTGTTCGGTGGTTCAATTCCAGCTCTAAAAGTGTAACCGACCCTGACTCGTTTCCTCTCACCTGCTCAGGTAAAGGCGATCGGGCAGACGGAGCTAAACAGCAGCAACCCGGAGGAAGTTCTGCAGCTCGCCGctcagaagaggaagaagagattCCTGCAGGCCATGGCCAAACTCTACTTCTGAGAACTCcagtctgtgggagaaaacggACACTTTAGtttctgtacaaaaataaaaacaacaaaaacagccgTTTCACTGGTCTGTCACCTGTCAGCATATTTAATGAGCTGAGGATTATTACTGTCAgcacttttactttgtttactTCCCTGGATCAGACTAAACTAAATACTTTGGATAAAAAGCTTAATTTAACTTTGGAAGgaggtgaataaaaacagaaattctgTGATGCAGGAACTCTGAACATGTCTGAAAGTTTCCTCTAACGGTCACAGAACGTTTCTGAAATcattaaaggaaaaatgtgttcaaactaGAAAGTTCTGTTGGAGTCTGAGGTTCTGTCTAACTTGATGAAGTTCTCTTCAGAACTGAAAACCAGCAGATtaggaccagtttttcaataattactGAGGTTTTAGAGCAGAGAATGGGTCaaagtgaaactgaaacactgaTGGCGACTTGAAGTCAAACCTGGACAGAAACAATATGACACCGTCTGTCACGGGTCAGCctctccagaaccagaacacgGATCAGAGAAGTTGTCATCTAAGAATAGTTTTGGTCCGTTTCCCAGAAACATGAGGTGAATAAATGAAGATGAGGCGTTAATGTAAATCTCTCCTGCTTTGGGAAACAAAGTGTTAGTCCACAGCGCAGCCTTACCTCCACCAATATGGCCGACACGTCACAGCGGCGGCGTCCACGTATTAATGTCTGAAGTCCAGAACCAGCAGGAACGGACCTCCTGtcaacagaaccagcagaaccaagGTGAGTAGAACATCTCCTCGGGTCATAAACACATCAGCTCAGATTATTAATCCGCCAGAATAACTGAAACCACTGCTGGTTCTGGTCTCAGAAACCCGACTAGAACCAGACAGAGGACCGATCCGATCCGATCCATGGACCAAACACCTGAAGGTTTGGACTGAAGTCACCTGGAAGATGTTCATTAATCAACCCAAACCTTTAATCCATTAATCAAACATTAACTCATGAAGCAGAAACATGTTAATAAAACAAGGAAGTTTTTACTCTGagattaaacactttttaaaactaaagctaCATTAAAAACTGGAGCTAAAATTACTACAACATAAACCAAATATTGTCTAATACCAACAGATTATAACTTGATAAACTGGGTAAAATAATGTtgattttgtatatttaaattattatttatggtCAGTTTTAGAAGTGTTGTGACgtaactttaaattaaaacctgttGTAATTAACCAAACAATAAGCAGCTAAACTCTGCCTGTTAAACTGTTAAACCAAAGTATAtttctgttatatttattttaaagttggtAAATACATCTGTTTGGACCATCAGGAGACTCCAAGCTCCAAACGGcgctaaaaacacaacaaacaacaaacaaacaacaacctgaacgataaacaacaacacagaaggCACCTGAGGaccaaacagaaccaggaactTACCGGATTTAACTTTTACACCCAAATTAAATCGAACTGAGCCAAACGAGCAACTCGCTAGCTAGCAGTTAGCGCACGTGCCAATTAGACGCACGCGATTAAGACGCACAGCGCATGCGCAATGTTGTTTTTAGCCAcgttcaacaaaacaaaaaacaaatttagtctaaaactgaacGCAGCTTAAATACATCGCATGTTTTGACATTAACGATAATATTTACATCTTTAATGCTCCGAATCAACtttgaaaatgactaaaaaaacacagaaagtccCTAAGTGGGCGGGGCTACAGCAGCGTTGCTCAGTCAGCAGCACAGATAAACAGACTtctgtcaacaacaacaacaacagcttgaaataaatattatttatggATTCTGAagccagagaaaacaaaaaactattataaatataaattattaaaagataaaaataaaagcacatttttatctGCTGGGAACAAACATGATTGCTTATTATTAATATAAagaaattgactgaattaaacCTAAATTCTTTTGAAGAAGTATTTCAGgacatttcagattttaaaaacatgttcctGTTTGCCTCAGAGACTAAACACAGTCACAGTAACCatctaataataaatatttaatccaTTATGATGAATCATATCAGGCTTTTCTTCATGCAAATACGTCCTGAACATCTTTAGCTtcaattgttttttaatctggAAATTCACCCataaaacacatgttaatgtgAATATATTTAAGAGTCAGGAGTGttaattcagtcttttttagTCTCTTACTTTCTGTGATCAGTTTTCCGTTTGTTGGCGTAAATGAAAGAGTCGGTAAGAAGAGCCTGGCAGCTCTCACTTCCTGCTGCGAAGCATCAAATGGGaagtttattctgttttgtcacATGGGAAGAGAGGAAACCAGTCTGCAGAAGAGCTGACATTTCAGACGGTTTGTCTTTCAGCTCcgactgaaacctgcagaaaatcaCATCTTTCAGCCGATAACATGCAGCTGCTGGGATCGGTGCTAATTATCCACCTGTGCTGTTTTTATCCAGGTAAGATTCGTCTCTGCGGACCTTTGGAAAGTCTGAAAAGGCAGAACTACATGAGCtgtacactttttattttctttggtttattaGACTCCTTCAGAATATAAAttattctgttaaataaaacgtTTGATTCAATAAGAagtatttagttttatatttaaaagtagAATTGACAGAATTGGATGATAATTTTTTGTGTACcgtaagttgttttttttctaaattcattGAGTTTTTTTGGTCAAGTTTACTGACGTTTAACAAATGATTCCCAATATTCTGATCTGCAAGTTTGAGAAACATTCAGATTCGGTCTGATATTTTCTCACCCTTTAACCCAAGAATGAGGCTTCCTGTCACTCGGAGGCGACTGTCTGATtcgttttaaagaaataaactgtttgtctttcttccttCAGCCTTTCAAACAGATGAAGTGACCGTGACGACGGGGGGGAATCAAACCGACGCACAGGAGTCCAGCAGTAAGTCACAGACTGATGGCTGATCTCAGATCAGATCTGAGGGAGCGTAGGTGCTGCAGCGACAGGATGTGGGGGTGACCTCTTTAGGAAATGCATCATGGTGGATTCTGCAGCTGCAAATTCAACTGAAACACAGTTTGGTCTCGtggtttgctctgttttttcttctcgtCATCCACCTGAACTCATCCTGCAGCTTAGAAAACATTCTGCAGCCGTGTTactaaaactggtttaaaatattaatctaattaggaatgcatatcacccgccaagttttcagtcagctgtcagtgaacgactctcagctactaccacaccacctTTAGCTCACTGACTTACAGGCGTTTTGGGGATTTCTAGCacagattagctgtggcagccatcttgaatcaggtgttCCTCCACTTTCTGATCGTtttgtgagattttttgctaacagttgtgtttgtgtgctcagGTGATCCTTACGTTCAGAACCTGGTGAGGAAATGCAGCTGGACCCTCAGGATGCCTGGGAACAGGAGCAGGGAGCCCGTCCCCCTCCTGCCGGACTCTGTGGACCTGCTGGCTGAGGAGGTCTGCCGGGACCTGAGCTGTGGAGGAGTTTATCAGGTGAACAGAAGCAGCTCaccttccagcagcagcagcagctgcctcCAGGACTGCTCGCTCCAAGACCTCCGTCTGCAGAACTGCTCCAGGTCTGCGAGGAGGAACTGCTCTGTGATCCACCAGGTGGACTGTGGTGAGACTTCCTGTCTGGGGTCAGACCTTCTCTCTGAGGTCAGACCTTCTCTCTGAGGTCAGACCTTCTCTCTGAGGTCAGACCTTCTCTCTGNNNNNNNNNNNNNNNNNNNNNNNNNNNNNNNNNNNNNNNNNNNNNNNNNNNNNNNNNNNNNNNNNNNNNNNNNNNNNNNNNNNNNNNNNNNNNNNNNNNNNNNNNNNNNNNNNNNNNNNNNNNNNNNNNNNNNNNNNNNNNNNNNNNNNNNNNNNNNNNNNNNNNNNNNNNNNNNNNNNNNNNNNNNNNNNNNNNNNNNNNNNNNNNNNNNNNNNNNNNNNNNNNNNNNNNNNNNNNNNNNNNNNNNNNNNNNNNNNNNNNNNNNNNNNNNNNNNNNNNNNNNNNNNNNNNNNNNNNNNNNNNNNNNNNNNNNNNNNNNNNNNNNNNNNNNNNNNNNNNNNNNNNNNNNNNNNNNNNNNNNNNNNNNNNNNNNNNNNNNNNNNNNNNNNNNNNNNNNNNNNNNNNNNNNNNNNNNNNNNNNNNNNNNNNNNNNNNNNNNNNNNNNNNNNNNNNNNNNNNNNNNNNNNNNNNNNNNNNNNNNNNNNNNNNNNNNNNNNNNNNNNNNNNNNNNNNNNNNNNNNNNNNNNNNNNNNNNNNNNNNNNNNNNNNNNNNNNNNNNNNNNNNNNNNNNNNNNNNNNNNNNNNNNNNNNNNNNNNNNNNNNNNNNNNNNNNNNNNNNNNNNNNNNNNNNNNNNNNNNNNNNNNNNNNNNNNNNNNNNNNNNNNNNNNNNNNNNNNNNNNNNNNNNNNNNNNNNNNNNNNNNNNNNNNNNNNNNNNNNNNNNNNNNNNNNNNNNNNNNNNNNNNNNNNNNNNNNNNNNNNNNNNNNNNNNNNNNNNNNNNNNNNNNNNNNNNNNNNNNNNNNNNNNNNNNNNNNNNNNNNNNNNNNNNNNNNNNNNNNNNNNNNNNNNNNNNNNNNNNNNNNNNNNNNNNNNNNNNNNNNNNNNNNNNNNNNNNNNNNNNNNNNNNNNNNNNNNNNNNNNNNNNNNNNNNNNNNNNNNNNNNNNNNNNNNNNNNNNNNNNNNNNNNNNNNNNNNNNNNNNNNNNNNNNNNNNNNNNNNNNNNNNNNNNNNNNNNNNNNNNNNNNNNNNNNNNNNNNNNNNNNNNNNNNNNNNNNNNNNNNNNNNNNNNNNNNNNNNNNNNNNNNNNNNNNNNNNNNNNNNNNNNNNNNNNNNNNNNNNNNNNNNNNNNNNNNNNNNNNNNNNNNNNNNNNNNNNNNNNNNNNNNNNNNNNNNNNNNNNNNNNNNNNNNNNNNNNNNNNNNNNNNNNNNNNNNNNNNNNNNNNNNNNNNNNNNNNNNNNNNNNNNNNNNNNNNNNNNNNNNNNNNNNNNNNNNNNNNNNNNNNNNNNNNNNNNNNNNNNNNNNNNNNNNNNNNNNNNNNNNNNNNNNNNNNNNNNNNNNNNNNNNNNNNNNNNNNNNNNNNNNNNNNNNNNNNNNNNNNNNNNNNNNNNNNNNNNNNNNNNNNNNNNNNNNNNNNNNNNNNNNNNNNNNNNNNNNNNNNNNNNNNNNNNNNNNNNNNNNNNNNNNNNNNNNNNNNNNNNNNNNNNNNNNNNNNNNNNNNNNNNNNNNNNNNNNNNNNNNNNNNNNNNNNNNNNNNNNNNNNNNNNNNNNNNNNNNNNNNNNNNNNNNNNNNNNNNNNNNNNNNNNNNNNNNNNNNNNNNNNNNNNNNNNNNNNNNNNNNNNNNNNNNNNNNNNNNNNNNNNNNNNNNNNNNNNNNNNNNNNNNNNNNNNNNNNNNNNNNNNNNNNNNNNNNNNNNNNNNNNNNNNNNNNNNNNNNNNNNNNNNNNNNNNNNNNNNNNNNNNNNNNNNNNNNNNNNNNNNNNNNNNNNNNNNNNNNNNNNNNNNNNNNNNNNNNNNNNNNNNNNNNNNNNNNNNNNNNNNNNNNNNNNNNNNNNNNNNNNNNNNNNNNNNNNNNNNNNNNNNNNNNNNNNNNNNNNNNNNNNNNNNNNNNNNNNNNNNNNNNNNNNNNNNNNNNNNNNNNNNNNNNNNNNNNNNNNNNNNNNNNNNNNNNNNNNNNNNNNNNNNNNNNNNNNNNNNNNNNNNNNNNNNNNNNNNNNNNNNNNNNNNNNNNNNNNNNNNNNNNNNNNNNNNNNNNNNNNNNNNNNNNNNNNNNNNNNNNNNNNNNNNNNNNNNNNNNNNNNNNNNNNNNNNNNNNNNNNNNNNNNNNNNNNNNNNNNNNNNNNNNNNNNNNNNNNNNNNNNNNNNNNNNNNNNNNNNNNNNNNNNNNNNNNNNNNNNNNNNNNNNNNNNNNNNNNNNNNNNNNNNNNNNNNNNNNNNNNNNNNNNNNNNNNNNNNNNNNNNNNNNNNNN
The DNA window shown above is from Kryptolebias marmoratus isolate JLee-2015 linkage group LG5, ASM164957v2, whole genome shotgun sequence and carries:
- the ints8 gene encoding integrator complex subunit 8 isoform X2 — protein: MSVEAADRVASKTSSRPSTPLQVSWFEFLLDGSLLEKHLQKTSPDPTPVQLIIQFLEQASKPSVNEQNQVQPPVDNRRNRTLKLLALKVAAHMKWDLDLLEKGLTTPVLNMLLNELLCVSKVPAGVKHVDLDLSTLPPTTAMAVIIYNRWAIRTIVLSSFPEKQNKPGPHQMNMLNIVQQEKEMTENILAVLKEQADDSISVLEGALCLKKDFYIHTLRTLDLLASDAAANGETESSTAGLRISADELHCQVHYDLGGIFFQQGCTDQPAYEKARDHFRQTNELLKKLDETVHVHLDGKRLAGYWNACKALTGDCNLSDPHTTQYDQINSLIRAHNYQAVIEAFIRDNTARSLPRHFRRSVLREFLYKVQQGLDAVCHKLCVCNAVRDALEGEILSVRFQQLLLKPSKQTVDFMLEVCSRSLEKDQPSEASRRNMACFLKTLCERLEDLSLAFVVTSHKLFLELLKDEERKTLLEQMRKRSATVNLSAKPLPSFYDIPASASVNIGQLEQQLILSLDPRRIRQILIELHGMAERPFWRVNSKWEVPADYINVILGIKDNLTKDLVYILMAKGLHCISIKDFAHARQLFSACLELVTEFSPKLRQVMLNEMLLLEVRAYETMPAEGSKERPPPDLVSRVRGYLEMRIHDVPLRQVIGEESVAFMLNWRENDYLTLQVPPSLVMNNPYIKLGQLLASTCKELPGPKESRRTAKELWDVVVQICSVSVQHKRSSDGRLGLIRQRESSLGILQRSKFITFIKKLREPLVLTTLISLFVRLHSIVRDDIVNEVTAEHLSIWPSTLPNIQAVDVEAVAVTVKELVSYALTLNPNNQSWLVTQADIYFVTNQYSAALNFYLQAGAVCSDFFSKPVPPDVYTDQVLKRMIKCCSMMNCHTQVAVLCQFLREVDYMTAFKALQEQNSHDAMDSFYDYIWDVTILEYLTHIHHKRGETEKRQIAVSLRKNDSHLTCCGLADRTGPAVSSSESLLKKPSTAGKIFFIIFTQKPPQTG
- the ints8 gene encoding integrator complex subunit 8 isoform X1; protein product: MSVEAADRVASKTSSRPSTPLQVSWFEFLLDGSLLEKHLQKTSPDPTPVQLIIQFLEQASKPSVNEQNQVQPPVDNRRNRTLKLLALKVAAHMKWDLDLLEKGLTTPVLNMLLNELLCVSKVPAGVKHVDLDLSTLPPTTAMAVIIYNRWAIRTIVLSSFPEKQNKPGPHQMNMLNIVQQEKEMTENILAVLKEQADDSISVLEGALCLKKDFYIHTLRTLDLLASDAAANGETESSTAGLRISADELHCQVHYDLGGIFFQQGCTDQPAYEKARDHFRQTNELLKKLDETVHVHLDGKRLAGYWNACKALTGDCNLSDPHTTQYDQINSLIRAHNYQAVIEAFIRDNTARSLPRHFRRSVLREFLYKVQQGEASLDAVCHKLCVCNAVRDALEGEILSVRFQQLLLKPSKQTVDFMLEVCSRSLEKDQPSEASRRNMACFLKTLCERLEDLSLAFVVTSHKLFLELLKDEERKTLLEQMRKRSATVNLSAKPLPSFYDIPASASVNIGQLEQQLILSLDPRRIRQILIELHGMAERPFWRVNSKWEVPADYINVILGIKDNLTKDLVYILMAKGLHCISIKDFAHARQLFSACLELVTEFSPKLRQVMLNEMLLLEVRAYETMPAEGSKERPPPDLVSRVRGYLEMRIHDVPLRQVIGEESVAFMLNWRENDYLTLQVPPSLVMNNPYIKLGQLLASTCKELPGPKESRRTAKELWDVVVQICSVSVQHKRSSDGRLGLIRQRESSLGILQRSKFITFIKKLREPLVLTTLISLFVRLHSIVRDDIVNEVTAEHLSIWPSTLPNIQAVDVEAVAVTVKELVSYALTLNPNNQSWLVTQADIYFVTNQYSAALNFYLQAGAVCSDFFSKPVPPDVYTDQVLKRMIKCCSMMNCHTQVAVLCQFLREVDYMTAFKALQEQNSHDAMDSFYDYIWDVTILEYLTHIHHKRGETEKRQIAVSLRKNDSHLTCCGLADRTGPAVSSSESLLKKPSTAGKIFFIIFTQKPPQTG
- the ints8 gene encoding integrator complex subunit 8 isoform X3; amino-acid sequence: MSVEAADRVASKTSSRPSTPLQVSWFEFLLDGSLLEKHLQKTSPDPTPVQLIIQFLEQASKPSVNEQNQVQPPVDNRRNRTLKLLALKVAAHMKWDLDLLEKGLTTPVLNMLLNELLCVSKVPAGVKHVDLDLSTLPPTTAMAVIIYNRWAIRTIVLSSFPEKQNKPGPHQMNMLNIVQQEKEMTENILAVLKEQADDSISVLEGALCLKKDFYIHTLRTLDLLASDAAANGETESSTAGLRISADELHCQVHYDLGGIFFQQGCTDQPAYEKARDHFRQTNELLKKLDETVHVHLDGKRLAGYWNACKALTGDCNLSDPHTTQYDQINSLIRAHNYQAVIEAFIRDNTARSLPRHFRRSVLREFLYKVQQGEASLDAVCHKLCVCNAVRDALEGEILSVRFQQLLLKPSKQTVDFMLEVCSRSLEKDQPSEASRRNMACFLKTLCERLEDLSLAFVVTSHKLFLELLKDEERKTLLEQMRKRSATVNLSAKPLPSFYDIPASASVNIGQLEQQLILSLDPRRIRQILIELHGMAERPFWRVNSKWEVPADYINVILGIKDNLTKDLVYILMAKGLHCISIKDFAHARQLFSACLELVTEFSPKLRQVMLNEMLLLEVRAYETMPAEGSKERPPPDLVSRVRGYLEMRIHDVPLRQVIGEESVAFMLNWRENDYLTLQVPPSLVMNNPYIKLGQLLASTCKELPGPKESRRTAKELWDVVVQICSVSVQHKRSSDGRLGLIRQRESSLGILQRSKFITFIKKLREPLVLTTLISLFVRLHSIVRDDIVNEVTAEHLSIWPSTLPNIQAVDVEAVAVTVKELVSYALTLNPNNQSWLVTQADIYFVTNQYSAALNFYLQAGAVCSDFFSKPVPPDVYTDQVLKRMIKCCSMMNCHTQVAVLCQFLREVDYMTAFKALQEQNSHDAMDSFYDYIWDVTILEYLTHIHHKRGETEKRQIAVKAIGQTELNSSNPEEVLQLAAQKRKKRFLQAMAKLYF